One segment of Longimicrobiaceae bacterium DNA contains the following:
- a CDS encoding OmpH family outer membrane protein, which translates to MKRVLSCGAFAALAMMVMGATQAAAQAAAPAGPLKIGYVNSQRVLAEAPAAVQAQRALETDMARYKAQADSLGRAIEAARAAYQREQPTLTPAVRTQRETALQQRFEAYQQQVAQIEQTAQRRQSEVVDPVMKQINGVIDQMRTEGGYTLILDSSTGVMLSADPALDMTAQVLTRLRGAAPAAPASH; encoded by the coding sequence ATGAAGCGTGTTCTTTCGTGCGGTGCCTTCGCCGCACTGGCGATGATGGTGATGGGCGCGACGCAGGCTGCCGCGCAGGCGGCGGCTCCGGCCGGTCCGCTCAAGATCGGCTACGTGAACTCGCAGCGCGTGCTGGCCGAGGCCCCGGCCGCGGTGCAGGCGCAGCGCGCGCTGGAGACCGACATGGCGCGCTACAAGGCGCAGGCCGACTCGCTGGGCCGCGCTATCGAGGCGGCCCGCGCGGCGTACCAGCGCGAGCAGCCCACGCTGACGCCGGCCGTGCGCACCCAGCGCGAGACGGCGCTCCAGCAGCGCTTCGAGGCCTACCAGCAGCAGGTCGCGCAGATCGAGCAGACGGCGCAGCGCCGCCAGTCCGAGGTCGTGGACCCGGTGATGAAGCAGATCAACGGCGTGATCGACCAGATGCGCACCGAGGGCGGCTACACGCTGATCCTCGACTCGTCCACCGGCGTGATGCTTAGCGCCGACCCCGCGCTGGACATGACCGCGCAGGTGCTCACGCGCCTTCGCGGCGCCGCCCCGGCGGCCCCGGCCTCGCACTGA
- a CDS encoding Gfo/Idh/MocA family oxidoreductase, producing the protein MTAPLRAGVVGVGSLGFHHARILREVEGVQMAGVYDGNPERAAKVAADLGVRAFGSLDEFLSNVDAAVVAVTTTSHAEVAIPALERGVHLLIEKPIASTLEEAERIVDLAKAKGAVVATGHVERFNGALRACEQYLEEPKFVESHRLSPFNPRGTDVAVVLDLMIHDIDLVLGLVGRKVDRVDAVGVPVLTGSADIANARLVFEGGAVANITASRVSFEKMRKIRFFQKSGYISLDLATGTGEFLRLKKGATMPEGDFSLLSLMSIVERVELKGDGAEPLRAELEAWSAAVRGTGPLVVSGEDGRDALAIALEIMNRIEQSAAAGIAA; encoded by the coding sequence ATGACGGCTCCGCTTCGCGCCGGCGTCGTGGGCGTCGGCAGCCTGGGGTTCCACCACGCGCGCATCCTCCGCGAGGTGGAGGGCGTGCAGATGGCGGGCGTGTACGACGGTAACCCGGAGCGCGCGGCAAAGGTCGCGGCGGACCTGGGAGTCCGGGCATTCGGCTCGCTGGACGAGTTCCTGTCCAACGTCGATGCCGCCGTGGTCGCGGTGACGACGACGAGCCACGCGGAGGTCGCGATCCCGGCGCTGGAGCGCGGGGTGCACCTGCTGATCGAGAAGCCGATCGCGTCCACGCTGGAGGAGGCGGAGCGGATCGTCGATCTCGCCAAAGCGAAGGGTGCCGTGGTGGCGACGGGGCACGTGGAGCGCTTCAACGGCGCGCTGCGGGCCTGCGAGCAGTACCTGGAAGAGCCCAAGTTCGTGGAGTCGCACCGCCTGTCGCCGTTCAACCCGCGCGGGACGGACGTGGCGGTGGTGCTGGACCTGATGATCCACGACATCGACCTCGTCCTCGGGCTGGTCGGCCGCAAGGTGGACCGGGTGGATGCGGTGGGCGTGCCGGTGCTGACGGGCAGCGCGGACATCGCCAACGCGCGCCTGGTGTTCGAGGGCGGCGCGGTGGCCAACATCACCGCGAGCCGCGTGAGCTTCGAGAAGATGCGGAAGATCCGCTTCTTCCAGAAGTCCGGCTACATCTCCCTGGACCTGGCGACGGGCACGGGCGAGTTCCTGCGTCTGAAGAAGGGCGCCACGATGCCGGAGGGCGACTTCAGCCTGCTGTCGCTGATGAGCATCGTGGAGCGCGTGGAGCTGAAGGGCGACGGTGCTGAGCCGCTGCGCGCGGAGCTGGAGGCGTGGTCGGCCGCGGTGCGCGGCACCGGCCCGCTGGTGGTGAGCGGCGAGGACGGGCGCGACGCGCTGGCCATCGCCCTGGAGATCATGAACCGCATCGAGCAGAGTGCTGCAGCCGGGATCGCGGCGTAA
- the bamA gene encoding outer membrane protein assembly factor BamA, which produces MARGAAPAALLALALCATLPRAAHAQNPTNPAPDAAGPAGLVVDTVIVRGNARLSEAAVRGETGIRKGDVVAGEGIQHLIRHLMDSGNYESVQVAVRGADQGHGALIVSVVERPMISTIEFRGLRTVSGKTVRDTVKLKENAPLDPQKVAAARAMVASLLAKHGVQLVSIDTSLLATPGQPYSRRLVFDVHEGNRLAISQIAFVGNHAFTNEELAAALKTRKEGFWWFRSGRFDRETFDTDLRESLPSFYGAHGYIDFAVVGDTLIVDPATGKARLQVEVAEGAQYRLGEFRIAGNSRFPTDDLTKLFTVQHRSVLGLPFGGTSEREKGEVFDRAALDDATRQVQQMYRNEGYLYAQVEPIVDRVPATAAGEQPTVNVTWAISERSPFYIRRISFVGNSTTHENVIRDRLWIVPGDVYNEDAVLQSYQAINGLGFFETPLPTPDILPIPDSGQVDIVFHVKEKQTGNINFGTVIGGGYNGSSGGFSGFLGYSQPNLFGQGKQANLRVEYGYGRSSFEASYSDPALWGTRNSGSISLFRTGDRYFNADNGRRVRTGGSVQFGAPVPGLLRTRAFLGYTLSRTHLVAADNSCLNSTNVFCENDALASTLSLAVTRDTKNHPLFPTAGTRQSVSVAQTGGPLGGDGNFQKVTSELEWWVPVSKIGSGPHPIRTALGLEAHTGLNFGNVSLFPFERFYVGGTQFGQPLRGYKERTITPFGFNEQCENNFVTSCLGDAFLTVTGQYAFRVNDNLSLQLFGDAGNVWSDVQHVDPTKLFRSAGVGVTIVTPFLGAIGIDTAYGFDKPTPGWEVHFKLGSGF; this is translated from the coding sequence ATGGCACGGGGGGCCGCTCCGGCGGCCCTCCTCGCCCTCGCCCTCTGCGCGACTCTCCCCCGCGCCGCCCACGCCCAGAACCCCACGAACCCCGCTCCCGACGCAGCCGGCCCCGCCGGCCTGGTCGTGGACACCGTGATCGTGCGCGGCAACGCGCGCCTCTCCGAGGCGGCGGTGCGGGGCGAGACGGGCATCCGCAAGGGCGACGTGGTGGCGGGCGAGGGGATCCAGCACCTGATCCGGCACCTGATGGACTCCGGCAACTACGAGTCGGTGCAGGTGGCGGTGCGCGGCGCGGACCAGGGCCACGGCGCGCTGATCGTGTCGGTGGTGGAGCGGCCCATGATCAGCACCATCGAGTTCCGCGGCCTGAGGACGGTGAGCGGCAAGACGGTGCGCGACACGGTGAAGCTGAAGGAGAACGCCCCGCTCGACCCGCAGAAGGTGGCCGCGGCGCGCGCCATGGTGGCGTCGCTCCTCGCCAAGCATGGCGTCCAGCTCGTCTCCATCGACACGTCGCTGCTGGCCACGCCGGGACAGCCGTACTCGCGCCGCCTCGTCTTCGACGTGCACGAGGGCAACCGCCTGGCCATCTCGCAGATCGCGTTCGTGGGCAACCACGCCTTCACGAACGAGGAGCTGGCGGCGGCGCTGAAGACCCGCAAGGAGGGCTTCTGGTGGTTCCGCTCGGGCCGCTTCGACCGCGAGACGTTCGACACGGACCTGCGCGAGAGCCTGCCCAGCTTCTACGGCGCGCACGGCTACATCGACTTCGCGGTGGTGGGCGACACGCTGATCGTGGACCCGGCGACCGGCAAGGCGCGGCTCCAGGTGGAGGTCGCCGAGGGGGCGCAGTACCGGCTGGGCGAGTTCCGCATCGCAGGCAACTCGCGCTTCCCCACCGACGACCTGACGAAGCTCTTCACGGTGCAGCACCGCTCCGTGCTGGGCCTGCCGTTCGGCGGCACCAGCGAGCGCGAGAAGGGCGAGGTGTTCGACCGCGCGGCGCTGGACGACGCGACGCGCCAGGTGCAGCAGATGTACCGCAACGAGGGCTACCTGTACGCGCAGGTGGAGCCCATCGTGGACCGGGTGCCGGCCACCGCCGCGGGCGAGCAGCCTACGGTGAACGTGACGTGGGCCATCTCGGAGCGCAGCCCGTTCTACATCCGCCGCATCTCGTTCGTGGGCAACAGCACCACGCACGAGAACGTGATCCGCGACCGCCTGTGGATCGTTCCCGGCGACGTGTACAACGAGGACGCGGTGCTGCAGAGCTACCAGGCCATCAACGGCCTGGGCTTCTTCGAGACGCCGCTGCCCACGCCCGACATCCTGCCCATCCCGGACAGCGGGCAGGTGGACATCGTGTTCCACGTGAAGGAGAAGCAGACGGGGAACATCAACTTCGGCACGGTGATCGGCGGCGGCTACAACGGCAGCTCGGGCGGGTTCTCGGGCTTCCTGGGGTACTCGCAGCCCAACCTGTTCGGCCAGGGCAAGCAGGCCAACCTGCGCGTGGAGTACGGCTACGGCCGCAGCAGCTTCGAGGCTTCGTACTCGGACCCGGCGCTGTGGGGCACGCGCAACTCGGGCAGCATCTCGCTCTTCCGCACGGGCGACCGGTACTTCAACGCCGACAACGGGCGGCGGGTGCGGACCGGCGGCTCGGTTCAGTTCGGCGCCCCGGTGCCGGGGCTGCTGCGGACGCGTGCCTTCCTGGGCTACACGCTGAGCCGCACGCACCTGGTGGCGGCCGACAACAGCTGCCTGAACTCCACCAACGTGTTCTGCGAGAACGACGCGCTGGCGAGCACGCTGTCGCTGGCGGTGACGCGCGACACCAAGAACCACCCGCTCTTCCCCACGGCGGGCACGCGCCAGTCGGTGTCGGTGGCGCAGACGGGCGGGCCGCTGGGCGGCGACGGCAACTTCCAGAAGGTGACGAGCGAGCTGGAGTGGTGGGTGCCGGTGAGCAAGATCGGCTCGGGCCCGCACCCCATCCGCACGGCACTGGGCCTGGAGGCGCACACCGGCCTCAACTTCGGCAACGTGTCGCTCTTCCCGTTCGAGCGCTTCTACGTGGGTGGCACGCAGTTCGGCCAGCCGCTGCGCGGGTACAAGGAGCGCACGATCACGCCGTTCGGCTTCAACGAGCAGTGCGAGAACAACTTCGTGACGTCGTGCCTGGGTGACGCCTTCCTCACGGTCACGGGCCAGTACGCCTTCCGCGTGAACGACAACCTGTCGCTGCAGCTCTTCGGCGACGCGGGCAACGTGTGGAGCGACGTGCAGCACGTGGACCCCACCAAGCTGTTCCGCAGCGCGGGCGTGGGCGTGACCATCGTGACGCCGTTCCTGGGCGCCATCGGCATCGACACGGCGTACGGCTTCGACAAGCCCACGCCGGGCTGGGAGGTCCACTTCAAGCTCGGCTCCGGCTTCTAG
- a CDS encoding bifunctional UDP-3-O-[3-hydroxymyristoyl] N-acetylglucosamine deacetylase/3-hydroxyacyl-ACP dehydratase — translation MTTPRQNTIARPGEMEGVGLHTGCDSRLRLLPGAVNTGIVFRRMDMDGQPEVPAHVSHVVSTDRGTTIGLGEAKVHTVEHLLSAVVAHGVDNLVVELHGAEPPAADGSAAPFFNLIAQCGVQEQDAPAKVISVTESFALAKGVAEYVVAPADSYRISTTIDFDHPLIGRQFGSFRITQDAFQGEVAAARTFCRDSEVEEMRARGLVQGGTVSNAVVLTDAGVMEGTELRFPDEFVRHKTLDIVGDLALTGARIHGHVVAERPGHQGNVALAKELLARAEKKALSRPILNIEQIMQYLPHRYPFLLVDRVVEYEERKRIVGLKNVTINEPFFVGHFPGRPVMPGVLIIEAMAQVGGLLMLDTLENVEDKIVYFMSLDNVKWRRPVVPGDQIRFELEVLQIRGMTCRMKGVGTVDGAVVAEAEMMARVVVR, via the coding sequence ATGACGACTCCGAGACAGAACACCATCGCCCGGCCGGGCGAGATGGAGGGCGTGGGGCTGCACACCGGGTGCGACTCGCGCCTGCGCCTGCTGCCCGGCGCGGTGAACACGGGCATCGTGTTCCGCCGCATGGACATGGACGGCCAGCCCGAGGTGCCCGCGCACGTGAGCCACGTGGTGAGCACCGACCGCGGCACCACCATCGGCCTGGGCGAGGCGAAGGTGCACACGGTGGAGCACCTGCTCTCGGCCGTGGTGGCGCACGGCGTGGACAACCTGGTCGTGGAGCTGCACGGCGCCGAGCCGCCCGCGGCCGACGGCAGCGCGGCGCCCTTCTTCAACCTGATCGCGCAGTGCGGCGTGCAGGAGCAGGACGCGCCGGCCAAGGTCATCTCGGTGACCGAGAGCTTCGCGCTCGCCAAGGGCGTGGCGGAGTACGTGGTAGCCCCGGCGGACTCGTACCGCATCTCCACCACCATCGACTTCGACCACCCGCTGATCGGGCGCCAGTTCGGCTCGTTCCGCATCACCCAGGACGCGTTCCAGGGCGAGGTGGCCGCCGCGCGCACCTTCTGCCGCGACAGCGAGGTGGAAGAGATGCGCGCCCGCGGCCTGGTCCAGGGCGGCACGGTCTCGAACGCCGTGGTGCTGACGGACGCCGGGGTGATGGAGGGCACGGAGCTGCGCTTCCCGGACGAGTTCGTGCGCCACAAGACGCTCGACATCGTGGGCGACCTGGCGCTGACGGGCGCCCGCATCCACGGGCACGTGGTGGCGGAGCGGCCGGGGCACCAGGGCAACGTGGCGCTGGCGAAGGAGCTGCTGGCGCGGGCCGAGAAGAAGGCGCTCTCGCGGCCCATCCTGAACATCGAGCAGATCATGCAGTACCTGCCCCACCGCTACCCTTTCCTGCTGGTGGACCGCGTGGTCGAGTACGAGGAGCGGAAGCGGATCGTGGGGCTCAAGAACGTGACGATCAACGAGCCGTTCTTCGTGGGGCACTTCCCCGGCCGGCCGGTGATGCCGGGGGTGCTGATCATCGAGGCGATGGCGCAGGTGGGCGGGCTGCTGATGCTGGACACGCTGGAGAACGTGGAGGACAAGATCGTCTACTTCATGTCGTTGGACAACGTGAAGTGGCGCCGCCCGGTGGTGCCGGGCGACCAGATCCGCTTCGAGCTGGAGGTGCTCCAGATCCGCGGGATGACGTGCCGCATGAAGGGCGTGGGCACGGTGGACGGAGCGGTGGTCGCGGAAGCGGAGATGATGGCCCGTGTCGTCGTTCGCTGA
- the lpxD gene encoding UDP-3-O-(3-hydroxymyristoyl)glucosamine N-acyltransferase codes for MAQLTIAEAARAAGGEPFGDEGRVVTGVAPLDEAGPEHLSFVANPKWFAYIHSTRAGGVLVPRAAALELPEGLSGVRVADPHAALAHILPLLYPPAPVPAGVHVTAVLGEGVTVGEGASVGPYAVIGEGTTLGARCRIAAHAVVGQGCTVGDDATVHPHATVFDGVWIGPRAIIHSGARIGKEGFGFVFENGGHRKVPQVGGCRIGADVEVGANTTIDRGSIGDTVIGDGTKIDNLVQIGHNCRIGRHVIIVSQVGISGSTKVGDGAVLGGQAGVGGHLEIGAGARIGAQGGVTADVPAGATVSGYPARPHQEALRAQAALFKLPALVKRIREIERAVLGPRSSTDE; via the coding sequence ATGGCGCAGCTGACCATTGCCGAGGCGGCGCGGGCCGCAGGGGGTGAGCCGTTCGGCGACGAAGGGCGCGTGGTGACGGGCGTGGCACCGCTGGACGAGGCCGGGCCGGAGCACCTGTCGTTCGTTGCAAACCCGAAGTGGTTCGCATACATTCACTCCACTCGCGCCGGGGGGGTGCTGGTGCCCCGCGCCGCCGCGCTGGAGCTGCCGGAAGGATTGAGCGGCGTGCGCGTCGCGGACCCGCACGCCGCGCTCGCGCACATCCTCCCGCTGCTGTACCCGCCGGCCCCCGTGCCCGCGGGAGTGCACGTCACCGCGGTGCTGGGCGAGGGCGTGACCGTGGGCGAGGGCGCCAGCGTGGGCCCGTACGCGGTGATCGGCGAGGGCACGACGCTCGGCGCGCGCTGCCGGATCGCGGCGCACGCGGTGGTGGGGCAGGGATGCACGGTGGGCGACGACGCGACGGTGCACCCACACGCCACGGTGTTCGACGGGGTGTGGATCGGCCCGAGGGCCATCATCCATTCCGGTGCGCGGATCGGCAAGGAGGGCTTCGGCTTCGTCTTCGAGAACGGCGGGCACCGCAAGGTTCCGCAGGTGGGCGGCTGCCGCATAGGCGCCGACGTGGAGGTGGGGGCCAACACCACCATCGACCGCGGCTCCATCGGCGACACGGTGATCGGCGACGGGACGAAGATCGACAACCTCGTGCAGATCGGCCACAACTGCCGCATCGGGCGGCACGTGATCATCGTGTCGCAGGTGGGCATCTCCGGCAGCACGAAGGTGGGCGACGGCGCGGTGCTGGGCGGGCAGGCGGGGGTGGGCGGGCACCTGGAGATCGGCGCCGGCGCCCGGATCGGCGCCCAGGGCGGGGTTACGGCCGACGTGCCCGCGGGCGCCACCGTCTCCGGCTATCCCGCGCGGCCGCACCAGGAAGCGCTCCGCGCCCAGGCCGCGCTGTTCAAGCTGCCCGCGCTCGTCAAGCGCATCCGCGAGATCGAACGCGCCGTCCTCGGCCCGAGATCCTCAACGGACGAGTAG
- a CDS encoding ATP-dependent Clp protease ATP-binding subunit, whose translation VMNYNFTDRVRKVLAMAREEAIRLQHDYVGTEHILLGLIREGEGVAAAVLNNLAVDLEQVQEKVEESVRRGKATIALGELPYTSRAKKVLEFAMAEARELNHSYVGTEHLLLGLLREEKGIAAEVLGQLGVTLEDARRETLKLLGSEPNAPTATSSSSGSSTSSGGTPKGEKKSKTPALDHFCRDLTELARQGELDPTIGRAEEIERVMEILSRRKKNNPVLIGEPGVGKTAIVEGLAQLIAEGKCPDSLRDYRVLSLDMAAVIAGTKYRGQFEERLKAVMNEISQNKQIILFIDELHTLVGAGAAEGAIDASNMLKPALARGELQCVGASTLNEYRKYIEKDGALERRFQTVAVDPPSIDEAIEIVKGLRTHYEEHHRIKITDEVIDASVRLSERYITDRFLPDKAIDVIDEAGARARLATQVPPPEVSDLKKDLEKLAQKKDESIRDQDFERAAELRDHERELQRRIQEREKAWEEERRTNRPALTEEDVAFIVSRWTGIPVTRLKQAETARLVGMEAELHKRVVGQDRAIQAISRAIRRSRAGLKDPRRPIGSFIFAGPTGVGKTELARALAEFMFADRNALIRVDMSEYMEKFSVSRLIGAPPGYVGYEDSGTLTKAVRRKPYSVVLLDEIEKAHPDVFNILLQVLDEGHLTDNYGRVIDFKNTVIIMTSNLGARDIGKGKGLGFHTQSDQSSFDRMEEKVKEEIDRAFNPEFINRLDDSIVFHPLTREQIGQIIHNLLAEVEGRLKEEELTLKLTDGAVDFMIEHGYDEKFGARPIRRAIQRYLEDPLSEKILSAEFSPGDEIAVSVADDKQSLAFQVPSSTTKT comes from the coding sequence GGTTATGAACTACAACTTTACAGACCGCGTCCGGAAGGTGCTCGCGATGGCGCGCGAGGAGGCGATTCGGCTCCAGCACGACTACGTGGGGACGGAGCACATCCTCCTGGGGCTCATCCGCGAGGGCGAGGGCGTGGCCGCGGCCGTGCTCAACAACCTGGCGGTGGACCTGGAGCAGGTGCAGGAGAAGGTCGAGGAGTCGGTGCGCCGCGGCAAGGCGACCATCGCCCTGGGCGAGCTGCCGTACACGTCGCGCGCCAAGAAGGTGCTGGAGTTCGCCATGGCCGAGGCCCGCGAGCTCAACCACTCGTATGTGGGCACCGAGCACCTGCTGCTCGGCCTGCTCCGCGAGGAGAAGGGCATCGCCGCCGAGGTGCTGGGGCAGCTGGGGGTGACGCTGGAGGACGCGCGCCGCGAGACGCTCAAGCTCCTCGGCAGCGAGCCCAACGCGCCGACGGCGACCAGCAGCAGCAGCGGCTCGTCCACCAGCAGCGGCGGCACGCCCAAGGGCGAGAAGAAGAGCAAGACGCCGGCGCTGGACCACTTCTGCCGCGACCTCACCGAGCTGGCGCGGCAGGGCGAGCTGGACCCCACCATCGGCCGCGCGGAAGAGATCGAGCGGGTGATGGAGATCCTCTCGCGGCGCAAGAAGAACAACCCCGTGCTCATCGGCGAGCCCGGCGTGGGCAAGACGGCCATCGTGGAGGGCCTCGCCCAGCTGATCGCCGAGGGCAAGTGCCCGGATTCGCTCCGCGACTACCGCGTGCTGTCGCTCGACATGGCCGCGGTGATCGCAGGAACGAAGTATCGCGGCCAGTTCGAGGAGCGGCTCAAGGCGGTGATGAACGAGATCTCGCAGAACAAGCAGATCATCCTCTTCATCGACGAGCTGCACACCCTGGTAGGCGCGGGCGCGGCCGAGGGCGCGATCGACGCCAGCAACATGCTGAAGCCGGCGCTGGCGCGCGGCGAGCTGCAGTGCGTGGGCGCCTCGACGCTGAACGAGTACCGCAAGTACATCGAGAAGGACGGCGCGCTCGAGCGCCGCTTCCAGACCGTCGCGGTGGACCCCCCGTCGATCGACGAGGCCATCGAGATCGTGAAGGGGCTGCGCACGCACTACGAGGAGCACCACCGCATCAAGATCACCGACGAGGTGATCGACGCTTCGGTGCGCCTCTCGGAGCGCTACATCACCGACCGGTTCCTGCCGGACAAGGCCATCGACGTGATCGACGAGGCGGGCGCGCGCGCCCGGCTGGCCACGCAGGTGCCGCCGCCCGAGGTGTCGGACCTGAAGAAGGACCTGGAGAAGCTGGCGCAGAAGAAGGACGAGTCCATCCGCGACCAGGACTTCGAGCGCGCGGCCGAGCTGCGCGACCACGAGCGCGAGCTCCAGCGCCGCATCCAGGAGCGCGAGAAGGCGTGGGAGGAGGAGCGCCGCACCAATCGTCCCGCCCTGACGGAGGAGGACGTGGCGTTCATCGTCTCGCGCTGGACGGGCATCCCCGTCACGCGCCTCAAGCAGGCGGAGACGGCGCGCCTGGTGGGCATGGAGGCGGAGCTGCACAAGCGCGTGGTGGGCCAGGACCGGGCGATCCAGGCGATCTCGCGGGCCATCCGCCGCTCGCGCGCGGGGCTCAAGGACCCGCGCCGCCCCATCGGCTCGTTCATCTTCGCCGGCCCGACCGGCGTCGGCAAGACGGAGTTGGCGCGTGCGCTGGCGGAGTTCATGTTCGCGGACCGCAACGCGCTGATCCGCGTGGACATGAGCGAGTACATGGAGAAGTTCTCGGTCTCCCGGCTCATCGGGGCCCCTCCGGGGTACGTGGGCTACGAAGATTCGGGGACGCTCACCAAGGCGGTGCGGCGCAAGCCCTACTCGGTGGTGCTGCTCGACGAGATCGAGAAGGCGCACCCCGACGTGTTCAACATCCTCCTCCAGGTCCTGGACGAAGGCCACCTGACCGACAACTACGGCCGGGTGATCGACTTCAAGAACACGGTCATCATCATGACCAGCAACCTGGGCGCGCGCGACATCGGCAAGGGGAAGGGGCTGGGCTTCCACACCCAGTCCGACCAGTCGTCGTTCGACCGCATGGAGGAGAAGGTCAAGGAAGAGATCGATCGGGCGTTCAACCCGGAGTTCATCAACCGGCTGGACGACTCCATCGTGTTCCACCCGCTCACGCGGGAGCAGATCGGGCAGATCATCCACAACCTGCTCGCCGAGGTGGAGGGCCGGCTCAAGGAGGAGGAGCTGACGCTCAAGCTCACCGACGGGGCCGTGGACTTCATGATCGAGCACGGGTACGACGAGAAGTTCGGCGCGCGGCCCATCCGCCGCGCCATCCAGCGCTACCTGGAGGACCCGCTGTCGGAGAAGATCCTCTCCGCCGAGTTCTCGCCCGGCGACGAGATCGCGGTCTCGGTGGCCGACGACAAGCAGTCGCTGGCGTTCCAGGTGCCTTCTTCAACCACGAAGACGTGA
- the lpxA gene encoding acyl-ACP--UDP-N-acetylglucosamine O-acyltransferase — MSSFAEAAAMPHAERPGVEIHPTAIVDPSAVLEPGVSVGAFSIIGPNVVVGAGTRISSHVLIERDTTVGAECAISNGAVLGTDPQDLKYHDEPTRLVVGDRTIIREYATLNRGTSASGLTSVGSDCMLMSYVHVAHDCRIGDHVIISNAVNMAGHVSIDDWAIVGGMTPIHQFVRIGAHAFVGGASRVAKDVPPYVKAAGSPMQLYGLNSVGLQRRGFDEEVRRELKRAYRLFFASTHNTTQALARAREELRALPEVEVFLSFFEASERGVSV, encoded by the coding sequence GTGTCGTCGTTCGCTGAGGCCGCGGCGATGCCGCACGCAGAGCGCCCGGGCGTGGAGATCCACCCCACCGCCATCGTGGACCCCAGTGCCGTGCTGGAGCCGGGGGTGAGCGTGGGCGCGTTCTCCATCATCGGGCCCAACGTCGTGGTCGGCGCCGGCACGCGCATCTCGTCGCACGTGCTGATCGAGCGCGACACGACGGTGGGCGCGGAGTGCGCCATCTCCAACGGCGCCGTGCTGGGGACGGACCCGCAGGACCTGAAGTACCACGACGAGCCCACGCGCCTGGTGGTGGGCGACCGCACCATCATCCGCGAGTACGCCACGCTGAACCGCGGCACCAGCGCGTCGGGCCTCACGTCCGTCGGCAGCGACTGCATGCTGATGTCGTACGTGCACGTGGCGCACGACTGCCGCATCGGCGACCACGTGATCATCAGCAACGCCGTGAACATGGCGGGCCACGTGAGCATCGACGACTGGGCGATCGTGGGCGGGATGACGCCCATCCACCAGTTCGTGCGCATCGGGGCGCACGCGTTCGTGGGCGGCGCCTCGCGCGTGGCCAAGGACGTGCCGCCGTACGTGAAGGCGGCCGGCAGCCCAATGCAGCTCTACGGGCTCAACTCCGTGGGCCTCCAGCGCCGCGGCTTCGACGAAGAGGTGCGGCGCGAGCTGAAGCGCGCGTACCGCCTCTTCTTCGCATCCACGCACAACACCACGCAGGCGCTGGCGCGGGCCCGCGAGGAGCTGCGGGCGCTGCCGGAGGTGGAGGTCTTCCTCTCGTTCTTCGAAGCCAGCGAGCGCGGGGTGTCGGTATGA